A genome region from Anaerobacillus alkaliphilus includes the following:
- a CDS encoding YunG family protein produces the protein MEILQVDMVYKALLNAWSLQSSSKWLEDNPTKGQCGVTALVVNDLLGAEIRKTKLDECWHYYNFIDGERYDFTASQFSEAIAYTDLPSKREEAFTDTNSKQYHYLKQSVMDYLKNT, from the coding sequence ATGGAAATTTTACAAGTGGATATGGTATACAAGGCCTTGCTTAACGCTTGGTCATTGCAATCAAGTTCAAAATGGCTGGAAGATAACCCTACCAAAGGACAATGTGGGGTAACTGCATTAGTTGTAAATGATTTATTAGGGGCTGAGATAAGAAAAACGAAACTTGATGAGTGTTGGCACTATTATAATTTTATAGATGGAGAACGCTATGATTTTACAGCGTCACAATTTTCTGAAGCGATTGCGTATACAGATCTACCATCGAAGCGAGAAGAGGCTTTTACGGATACAAACTCAAAACAATATCACTATCTAAAACAAAGTGTCATGGACTATCTAAAGAATACATAA